The DNA segment CGCGCTCGACCGTGTCCACATCGGAATGCAGGTAGCGCACGCGCACGCCGTGCTCGAACAGGTAGTCGGTCAAATCCTCGGCCATGCGCTTGGTCAGCGTCGTAATCAGCACGCGCTCGCCGAGTTCGGCGCGGCGGTTGATTTCCGACAGCACATCGTCCACCTGCGACGCCACCGGGCGCACCTCGACCTGCGGGTCCACCAGGCCGGTGGGGCGCACCACCTGCTCGATGACGGCGCCGCTGTGCTCCTTCTCGTAGGTTGCCGGCGTCGCCGACACGAACACCATCTGCGGCGCCAGCGCCTCGAACTCGTCGAAGCGCAATGGCCGGTTGTCGAGCGCCGACGGCAGCCGGAAGCCGTATTCCACCAGCGTTTTCTTGCGCGAATGGTCGCCGCGGTACATGCCCATGAATTGCGGGATAGCGACATGGCTCTCGTCCACGACCATCAGCGCGTTGCCCGGCAGGTAATCGAGCAGGCACGGCGGCGGCTCGCCGGCGCCGCGCCCGCTCAGGTAGCGCGAATAGTTCTCGATGCCGGCGCAGTAGCCGAGTTCGTGCATCATCTCAAGGTCGAACACCGTGCGCTGCTCCAGGCGCTGCGCCTCGACCAGTTTGTTCGCCTTCGTCAGGCGGTCGAGTTCGGCGCGCAATTCCTCCCTGACCTGTTCGATGGCCTTGAGGATGGTCTCGCGCGGCGTCACATAGTGGCTCTTGGGATAGACCGTCAGGCGCGGCACGCGCGCCAGCACCTCGCCGGTGAGCGGGTCGAAGTAACTGAGGTTTTCAATCTCGTCGTCGAACAACTCGACGCGCACCGCCTCGCGGCCCGACTCCGCCGGGTGGATGTCAATGACATCGCCGTGCACGCGGAAGGTGCCGCGGCGCAACTCGGTGTCGTTGCGCTTGTACTGCAACTCGGCGAGGCGGCGCAGGATGGCGCGCTGCTCGACCGGCTCGCCGCGGTCCAGGTGCAGCACCATGCTCAGGTATTTCTTCGGGTCGCCGAGGCCGTAGATGGCGGACACGGTGCCGACGATGACGGTGTCGGGCCGCTCGAACAGCGCCTTGGTCGCCGACAGGCGCATCTGCTCGACATGGTCGTTGACCGAGGCGTCCTTCTCGATGTAGGTGTCGCTGCTGGGCACATAGGCCTCCGGCTGGTAGTAGTCGTAATACGACACGAAATACTCGACCGCGGCCTTCGGGAAATACTCCTTCATCTCGCCGTAGAGTTGCGCGGCGAGGGTCTTGTTCGGCGCCAGG comes from the Gammaproteobacteria bacterium genome and includes:
- the uvrB gene encoding excinuclease ABC subunit UvrB, which translates into the protein MSGRKFKLESAYTAAGDQPGAINDLVTGLSDGLSHMTLLGVTGSGKTFTIANVIERVQRPTIILAPNKTLAAQLYGEMKEYFPKAAVEYFVSYYDYYQPEAYVPSSDTYIEKDASVNDHVEQMRLSATKALFERPDTVIVGTVSAIYGLGDPKKYLSMVLHLDRGEPVEQRAILRRLAELQYKRNDTELRRGTFRVHGDVIDIHPAESGREAVRVELFDDEIENLSYFDPLTGEVLARVPRLTVYPKSHYVTPRETILKAIEQVREELRAELDRLTKANKLVEAQRLEQRTVFDLEMMHELGYCAGIENYSRYLSGRGAGEPPPCLLDYLPGNALMVVDESHVAIPQFMGMYRGDHSRKKTLVEYGFRLPSALDNRPLRFDEFEALAPQMVFVSATPATYEKEHSGAVIEQVVRPTGLVDPQVEVRPVASQVDDVLSEINRRAELGERVLITTLTKRMAEDLTDYLFEHGVRVRYLHSDVDTVERVEIIRDLRMGVFDVLVGINLLREGLDIPEVSLVAVFDADKEGFLRSGTSLVQTIGRAARHLNGRAILYADAVTGSMRTAMDETDRRRAKQIAFNKKHGIRPQGIRKKVTDIMEGAHTRRHGIEKGRARGRVAEIAAGDYCELTPNQAVGKIKKMEDKMFAHARNLEFEEAARVRDEIARIKEQVFGFEEGLDEHFGGGLGERASA